One part of the Natronorubrum sediminis genome encodes these proteins:
- a CDS encoding FAD-binding and (Fe-S)-binding domain-containing protein: MATDNSPTTTDHSDQTETPSETDLGPPSDPREEDPAADARAEYDYVAGDIDRPALVSALRERIDGEVRFDEQTRRLYATDASAYELTPIGVVLPRSSDDVASVVSYCAEHEIPVLPRGGGTSLAGQAVNEAVVLDFTTHMGELHSVDPNERRATAQAGAVLENVNDELAPHDLKFAPDPAAGNRSTIGGAIGNNSTGAHSLQYGKTDAYVEACEVVLADGSVEEFGELTVAELREQADPDGGLLERIYDSLRRVIDEEAESIQAVFPQLKRNVSGYNLDRLVAEAYGEPSAFDENTDDEIELDADAGPDPDATVNLARVFAGSEGTLGVVTEATVSLEPVPETTSVALLTYHDLLEAMADVDTIVRTHDPAAIEAIDDVLIDLAENTEEFAPVAEQLPAGTETALLVEFYAESDDDGREQVADLLADRLPDEDVPDPTADAEDADEEGNVTESGRKDDPVRAFDALEAHDEAGKAELWKLRKSAAPILLSRTSDAKHISFIEDTAVPTENLADYVADFQDVLEEYDTFASFYAHAGPGCMHMRPLVDTKSEAGLEEFEALSDAVTDLVVEYGGSVSGEHGDGRARTQWNHKLYGDDVWDLFRDLKTAFDPDWLLNPGNVCGDHAMTEHLRFDPDYAFDSGLEPALNWENENGFQGMVELCHGCAGCRGDQETTGGVMCPTYRAAEEESLSTRGRANMLRGAMSGELDADATDEEFLTEVMDLCIGCKGCARDCPSEVDMAKLKAEVEHAAHQRNGASLRARVFANINRLNALGSTLAPLSNWAASLPGSGFLAEKTLGIARERDLPTFANESFEDWFDARGGSRIPLEEADRKVLLFPDTYTNYNHPRAGKATVQVLETAGVHVRIPDGVTSTGRPAHSKGFLDVSRERARTNVEALAPELADGWEVVLVEPSDAVMLQSDYLDLLSGPDVERLAANTYGALEYLERFDLAAGLPTADATDLDERLTYHGHCHQKATKNDGHAASVLETVGYEVDALDSGCCGMAGSFGYEAEHYSLSQAIGEVLFDQVDSSDGETVVAPGASCRSQLAEYDGCNDPPHPIEKVAAALSA, encoded by the coding sequence ATGGCCACTGACAATTCGCCGACCACGACCGACCACAGCGATCAGACGGAGACGCCCTCGGAGACCGACCTCGGCCCACCGTCGGATCCACGAGAGGAGGACCCCGCAGCGGACGCTCGAGCCGAATACGATTACGTCGCCGGCGACATCGACCGCCCGGCGCTCGTCTCGGCGCTTCGGGAACGTATCGACGGCGAAGTCAGGTTCGACGAACAGACGCGACGACTGTACGCGACCGACGCCAGCGCCTACGAACTGACGCCCATCGGGGTCGTCCTCCCACGCTCGAGCGACGACGTCGCGAGCGTCGTCAGCTACTGTGCGGAACACGAGATCCCAGTCTTGCCCCGCGGGGGCGGCACCAGCCTCGCCGGACAGGCCGTGAACGAGGCCGTCGTCCTCGATTTCACGACCCACATGGGGGAGTTGCACAGCGTCGACCCCAACGAGCGGCGGGCGACGGCCCAGGCCGGCGCAGTCCTCGAGAATGTTAACGACGAACTCGCTCCTCACGACCTGAAGTTCGCGCCGGATCCCGCCGCGGGCAACCGGAGCACGATCGGCGGCGCAATCGGCAACAACTCGACGGGCGCACACTCCCTGCAGTACGGCAAGACCGACGCCTACGTCGAGGCGTGTGAGGTCGTCCTCGCCGACGGCTCGGTCGAAGAATTCGGCGAGCTCACCGTCGCCGAACTCCGCGAACAGGCAGACCCGGACGGCGGACTCCTCGAGCGGATCTACGACTCCCTTCGGCGAGTAATCGACGAGGAAGCGGAGTCGATTCAGGCGGTGTTCCCACAGCTCAAACGGAACGTTTCGGGATACAATCTCGATCGACTCGTCGCGGAGGCCTACGGCGAGCCCAGCGCGTTCGACGAGAACACCGACGATGAGATCGAACTCGACGCCGACGCCGGCCCGGATCCCGACGCGACCGTCAACCTCGCGCGGGTGTTCGCGGGCAGCGAGGGAACGCTCGGCGTCGTCACGGAAGCGACCGTCTCGCTCGAGCCGGTGCCGGAGACTACGTCGGTCGCCTTGTTGACCTACCACGACCTGCTCGAGGCGATGGCCGACGTGGACACGATCGTTCGAACGCACGACCCGGCGGCCATCGAAGCCATCGACGACGTGTTGATCGACCTCGCGGAGAACACCGAGGAGTTCGCCCCCGTCGCCGAACAACTGCCCGCGGGAACCGAGACGGCGTTGCTCGTCGAGTTCTACGCCGAGAGCGACGACGACGGCCGCGAACAGGTCGCGGACCTGCTGGCCGACCGACTGCCCGACGAAGATGTTCCGGATCCGACAGCTGACGCCGAGGACGCGGACGAGGAGGGGAACGTCACCGAATCCGGACGCAAGGACGATCCGGTTCGGGCGTTCGACGCGCTCGAGGCCCACGACGAGGCCGGGAAGGCCGAACTCTGGAAGCTGCGAAAGAGCGCGGCCCCGATCCTCCTCTCGCGAACCTCCGACGCGAAGCACATCTCGTTCATCGAGGACACGGCCGTGCCGACGGAGAACCTCGCGGACTACGTGGCGGACTTCCAGGACGTCCTCGAGGAGTACGACACGTTCGCCAGCTTCTACGCCCACGCGGGGCCGGGGTGTATGCACATGCGCCCGCTCGTCGACACGAAGTCGGAGGCTGGCCTCGAGGAGTTCGAGGCCCTCTCGGACGCCGTCACCGACCTCGTCGTCGAGTACGGCGGCAGCGTTTCGGGCGAACACGGGGACGGCCGCGCTCGCACCCAGTGGAATCACAAACTCTACGGCGACGACGTCTGGGACCTCTTTCGCGACCTCAAGACGGCGTTCGACCCCGATTGGCTCCTGAATCCGGGGAACGTCTGTGGCGACCACGCCATGACCGAACACCTGCGCTTCGATCCCGACTACGCCTTCGATTCGGGCCTCGAGCCGGCGCTGAACTGGGAGAACGAGAACGGATTCCAGGGAATGGTCGAACTCTGTCACGGCTGTGCTGGCTGTCGCGGCGACCAGGAGACGACCGGCGGCGTGATGTGTCCGACCTACCGCGCAGCAGAAGAGGAGAGCCTGAGCACCCGCGGCCGGGCGAACATGCTCCGGGGCGCGATGAGTGGCGAACTCGACGCCGACGCCACCGACGAGGAATTCCTGACCGAGGTGATGGACCTCTGTATCGGCTGCAAGGGCTGCGCTCGAGACTGTCCCAGCGAAGTCGACATGGCGAAGCTCAAAGCCGAAGTCGAACACGCCGCCCACCAGCGAAACGGGGCGAGTCTCCGGGCTCGAGTGTTCGCGAACATCAACCGGTTGAACGCACTCGGCTCTACGCTCGCGCCGCTGTCGAACTGGGCGGCGTCGCTCCCCGGATCGGGATTCCTCGCCGAGAAGACGCTCGGAATCGCTCGCGAACGCGACCTGCCGACGTTCGCGAACGAGAGCTTCGAAGACTGGTTCGACGCCCGCGGTGGCTCCCGAATTCCACTCGAGGAGGCCGACCGTAAGGTCCTGCTCTTTCCCGACACGTACACGAACTACAACCACCCGCGGGCCGGGAAGGCGACCGTGCAGGTCCTCGAGACGGCCGGCGTTCACGTTCGGATTCCCGACGGCGTGACCTCGACGGGCCGACCGGCACACTCGAAGGGCTTTCTCGACGTCTCTCGAGAGCGCGCCCGGACGAACGTCGAGGCCCTCGCGCCCGAACTCGCGGACGGCTGGGAAGTCGTCCTCGTCGAGCCATCCGACGCCGTCATGCTCCAGTCGGACTACCTCGACCTCCTCTCGGGTCCCGACGTGGAACGCCTCGCGGCGAACACCTACGGCGCGCTCGAGTATCTCGAGCGATTCGATCTGGCGGCTGGACTGCCAACCGCGGACGCCACCGACCTCGACGAACGGCTGACCTACCACGGCCACTGCCACCAGAAAGCGACGAAGAACGACGGCCACGCGGCCAGCGTGCTCGAGACCGTCGGCTACGAAGTCGACGCGCTCGATTCGGGTTGCTGTGGCATGGCCGGTTCCTTCGGCTACGAGGCCGAACACTACTCGCTGAGTCAGGCGATCGGTGAGGTGCTCTTCGATCAGGTGGACTCGAGCGACGGCGAGACGGTCGTCGCCCCGGGTGCCTCCTGTCGGTCACAATTGGCGGAATACGACGGTTGTAACGACCCGCCGCATCCGATCGAGAAGGTGGCCGCGGCTCTGTCGGCGTAA
- a CDS encoding D-2-hydroxyacid dehydrogenase, with translation MSTNPDIVVLREGTEGLSMESYAETLREQLPERTVALARTPADERELVPRAQVVTGISIDESLLESADRLELFACIFAGTDHLPMDALADRGVTVTNAGGIHAPGIAEQSIANMLVFARNLHEGWRRKQHNEWRHFQSREFTDSTVTVVGLGSIGQEIVTRLEGFGVETIGIRYTPEKGGPTDEVLGFEEADIHEAFSRSEYVVLACPLNDLTRNLVDADALATLPTDAVLVNAARGGIVDTDALLSALQVNGIRGAALDVTDPEPLPNDHELWDLENCLITPHTGGHTPKHWDRLADIVAHNVDALEADDGSTLENIVYQPDL, from the coding sequence ATGAGCACGAACCCAGATATCGTCGTTCTCCGAGAGGGGACGGAAGGACTGTCGATGGAATCGTACGCCGAAACCCTCCGGGAACAACTGCCAGAACGCACCGTCGCACTCGCACGAACGCCCGCCGACGAGCGAGAACTCGTCCCGCGGGCGCAGGTCGTCACCGGAATCTCGATCGACGAATCGCTCCTCGAGTCCGCCGACCGACTCGAGTTGTTCGCGTGTATCTTCGCCGGAACGGACCACCTCCCGATGGACGCGCTCGCAGACCGCGGCGTCACCGTCACGAACGCGGGCGGTATCCACGCCCCCGGCATCGCCGAGCAGTCGATCGCCAACATGCTCGTATTTGCGCGCAATCTCCACGAGGGCTGGCGACGCAAGCAACACAACGAGTGGCGTCACTTCCAGTCGCGGGAGTTCACCGACAGCACGGTCACCGTCGTCGGCCTCGGCTCGATTGGCCAGGAGATCGTCACCCGACTCGAGGGCTTTGGCGTCGAGACCATCGGCATTCGCTACACGCCGGAGAAGGGCGGCCCGACCGACGAGGTGCTCGGATTCGAGGAGGCTGATATTCACGAAGCCTTCTCGCGCAGCGAGTACGTCGTCCTCGCGTGTCCGCTCAACGACTTGACCCGGAACCTCGTCGACGCGGACGCGCTGGCCACGCTGCCGACCGACGCCGTTCTCGTCAACGCCGCCCGCGGCGGAATCGTCGACACCGACGCGCTCCTCTCGGCGCTGCAGGTAAACGGCATCCGCGGTGCGGCCCTCGACGTCACCGACCCTGAACCGCTGCCGAACGACCACGAACTCTGGGACCTCGAGAACTGCCTCATCACGCCCCACACGGGCGGCCACACGCCCAAACACTGGGATCGACTTGCCGACATCGTCGCGCACAACGTCGACGCGCTCGAGGCGGACGATGGAAGTACCCTCGAGAACATCGTCTACCAGCCCGACCTTTGA
- a CDS encoding amidohydrolase produces MTEPIRDRLVSLRRSLHRHPEPAWREFTTTAQLVEEIQSIGVDELAVGPDAYDPADRMAVPEGDLEPWIEGARERGADPALLESMAGGNTGAIAVLERGVGPTIGLRVDIDGLFIEESTSEDHEPAAEGFRSEIDGTMHACGHDVHMTWGLAVLEAIAESGDFSGRLVVFFQPAEEVSGGGCPMAKSEFADDLDYLLAVHVGLDHPTGEVVAGIEKPLAMCHVDATIHGTSAHAGKEPNEGDNAMHAMGTAIGNAYGIPRHRDGMTRVNVGYAEAGSASNVIAERAHMEAEARGETTELMEYMKDRLERAVESAATMHGCRADVEVVSESPRADSDPELQALLSEVATDVPGTESVVPAADFGASEDATFLMERVQREGGLATYLIVGTDHPTNHHTPTFDVDEASLAHGVDVLVETIRELERRHPVPQVDETEGGRERNEPEGNERNGNERNRSEREDER; encoded by the coding sequence ATGACCGAGCCGATACGGGACCGCCTCGTGTCCCTCCGACGGAGTTTACACCGCCACCCGGAACCCGCGTGGCGAGAGTTCACCACGACTGCCCAACTCGTCGAGGAAATCCAATCCATCGGCGTCGACGAACTGGCAGTCGGTCCGGACGCCTACGACCCCGCCGACCGAATGGCCGTCCCCGAGGGCGACCTCGAGCCGTGGATCGAGGGGGCTCGCGAGCGCGGCGCGGACCCTGCTCTGCTCGAGTCGATGGCCGGTGGCAACACCGGAGCTATCGCCGTCCTCGAGCGCGGTGTGGGTCCAACGATCGGATTACGCGTCGACATCGATGGGCTGTTCATCGAAGAATCGACCAGCGAGGACCACGAGCCAGCCGCCGAGGGCTTTCGGTCGGAAATCGACGGCACGATGCACGCCTGTGGCCACGACGTACACATGACCTGGGGGCTCGCCGTCCTCGAGGCAATCGCTGAGAGTGGTGACTTCTCGGGACGACTGGTGGTCTTCTTCCAGCCCGCAGAGGAGGTGAGCGGCGGAGGCTGCCCGATGGCGAAAAGCGAGTTCGCGGACGATTTGGATTACCTACTCGCCGTCCACGTCGGGCTCGATCACCCGACGGGCGAAGTCGTCGCTGGAATCGAGAAACCACTCGCGATGTGTCACGTCGACGCGACGATCCACGGCACCTCCGCACACGCCGGAAAGGAGCCCAACGAGGGCGACAACGCCATGCACGCGATGGGGACGGCGATCGGAAACGCCTACGGGATTCCGCGCCACCGCGACGGGATGACTCGAGTCAACGTCGGCTACGCGGAGGCGGGCTCCGCGAGCAACGTCATCGCCGAACGAGCCCACATGGAGGCCGAAGCGCGTGGTGAGACGACCGAACTCATGGAATACATGAAGGACCGCCTCGAGCGGGCCGTCGAATCTGCAGCGACCATGCACGGCTGTCGGGCCGACGTCGAGGTCGTCAGCGAATCGCCTCGAGCCGACAGCGACCCCGAGTTACAGGCCCTCCTCAGCGAGGTTGCAACCGACGTGCCCGGAACCGAGTCCGTCGTGCCCGCCGCGGACTTCGGAGCCAGCGAGGACGCGACCTTCCTGATGGAGCGCGTCCAGCGCGAGGGCGGCCTCGCGACGTACCTGATCGTCGGCACCGACCACCCGACGAACCACCACACGCCGACGTTCGACGTCGACGAGGCGAGCCTCGCACACGGTGTCGACGTGCTCGTCGAGACCATTCGAGAACTCGAGCGCCGGCATCCGGTTCCGCAGGTCGACGAGACGGAAGGCGGACGAGAGCGGAACGAGCCAGAGGGGAACGAGCGAAATGGCAACGAACGAAACAGGAGCGAACGAGAGGACGAACGATGA
- the ilvA gene encoding threonine ammonia-lyase, with protein MRDHRVTVDDVEAARDRIDEVVHRTPLDTSTTFADLSGAASVGLKLENVQRTGSFKIRGAYNTMAQLSPAEREVGVISSSAGNHAQGVALAGQLLDIETTIVVPEVTPAAKIEATRGYGAEVVVEGDIYERSYEYALERADETGETFVHPFDDEAIIAGQGTIGFELLEQYSEIDTVLVAIGGGGLISGIGTVLKAHDPDIRVVGVQPEGAFHAKPSLENDAIHELEGVDTVAEGIADTRLLETTFANAREVVDDVVSVSDREIATAVTLLAERAKTVVESAGAAPLAATLSESAGLDLEGEHVGVIVSGGNVNLTEHAELTRTGLHELERYVDARVAVSGWPTTVGRVVETVESEGAELDVLERARRGPSDEPNRVPVTLGLEGSGKAHLEGVLDELDGTDGVSVLEHSLE; from the coding sequence ATGAGGGACCACCGAGTCACCGTCGACGATGTCGAGGCCGCACGCGATCGAATCGACGAGGTCGTTCATCGAACACCCCTCGACACGTCCACCACGTTCGCCGACCTGAGCGGGGCCGCCTCCGTCGGGCTCAAACTCGAGAACGTCCAGCGAACGGGCTCGTTCAAGATTCGCGGCGCGTACAACACGATGGCTCAGCTCTCGCCCGCGGAGCGCGAGGTCGGCGTTATCTCCTCGAGTGCGGGCAACCACGCACAGGGAGTCGCGCTGGCCGGCCAGTTGCTCGATATCGAGACCACCATCGTCGTGCCGGAGGTCACCCCCGCCGCCAAAATCGAAGCGACTCGGGGCTACGGAGCCGAAGTCGTCGTCGAGGGCGACATCTACGAACGATCCTACGAGTACGCCCTCGAGCGAGCCGACGAGACGGGCGAGACGTTCGTCCACCCCTTCGACGACGAGGCCATCATCGCGGGACAGGGAACGATCGGATTCGAGTTGCTCGAGCAGTATTCCGAGATCGACACCGTCCTCGTTGCGATCGGTGGTGGCGGGCTCATCTCAGGAATCGGCACCGTGTTGAAGGCTCACGACCCCGACATTCGGGTCGTCGGGGTCCAGCCCGAGGGTGCGTTCCACGCGAAGCCGTCGCTCGAGAACGACGCGATTCACGAACTCGAGGGCGTAGACACCGTCGCGGAAGGCATCGCAGACACCCGACTACTCGAGACCACTTTCGCGAACGCTCGCGAGGTCGTCGACGACGTAGTGAGCGTCAGCGACCGCGAGATCGCCACCGCCGTCACCCTGTTGGCCGAGCGGGCGAAGACGGTCGTCGAAAGCGCTGGTGCGGCCCCGCTGGCGGCCACACTCTCGGAGTCGGCCGGGCTTGATCTCGAGGGCGAACACGTCGGTGTGATCGTCTCGGGGGGCAACGTGAACCTCACCGAACACGCCGAACTGACTCGAACGGGACTGCACGAACTCGAGCGCTACGTCGACGCTCGAGTGGCCGTTTCGGGCTGGCCGACCACCGTCGGTCGCGTGGTCGAGACCGTCGAATCCGAAGGGGCCGAACTCGACGTGCTCGAGCGCGCCCGTCGCGGACCCAGCGACGAGCCGAATCGGGTTCCCGTAACGCTGGGGCTCGAGGGCAGTGGGAAAGCGCATCTGGAAGGGGTGCTCGATGAACTAGACGGAACGGACGGCGTGTCGGTGCTCGAGCACTCGCTGGAGTAA
- a CDS encoding DUF6612 family protein, which produces MSRRKLIVLACVLGVVLLAGCFGPSEGELDGDMSEDEFDAFLEDREAAEQELETHTMSMEMDVSVDDGPSTGMSVDSAINDTATEGWAEYDMAGTTGPGQPSNFEAYFDDVFMYMDSGEDEWERLRLDDLEDDTTEEFWDVNETTATEEHYYYGDVSVEDDGDTVSVTTELEGDEMEAAVEESGEDVSGLQGWGSASFDDVTIEEEVDAETNLPLTVDMEGEISEDDDTATFSMQSEYDDHDEDVDAEIPDDVRDKAEDAGGIHHPMT; this is translated from the coding sequence ATGAGTCGGCGGAAACTGATCGTCCTCGCGTGCGTGCTGGGTGTCGTGCTCCTCGCGGGGTGTTTTGGCCCTTCGGAGGGAGAACTGGACGGCGACATGTCCGAAGACGAGTTCGACGCATTTCTCGAGGACCGCGAGGCGGCCGAACAGGAACTCGAGACGCACACGATGAGCATGGAGATGGACGTCTCGGTGGACGACGGACCGAGTACCGGGATGAGCGTCGACAGTGCCATCAACGATACGGCGACGGAAGGCTGGGCCGAGTACGACATGGCTGGCACCACTGGACCCGGTCAGCCCTCGAATTTCGAGGCGTACTTCGACGACGTGTTCATGTACATGGACAGCGGCGAGGACGAGTGGGAACGTCTCCGACTCGACGACCTCGAGGACGACACCACGGAGGAGTTCTGGGACGTGAACGAGACGACGGCGACCGAGGAGCACTATTACTACGGCGACGTCTCCGTCGAGGACGACGGCGACACGGTTTCCGTTACCACCGAACTCGAGGGCGACGAGATGGAAGCCGCGGTGGAAGAATCAGGTGAGGACGTTTCCGGACTTCAGGGATGGGGGAGCGCCTCGTTCGACGACGTAACGATCGAAGAGGAAGTCGACGCGGAGACGAATCTGCCCCTCACCGTCGACATGGAGGGCGAGATCAGCGAGGATGACGACACCGCGACGTTCTCGATGCAAAGTGAGTACGACGACCACGACGAGGACGTCGATGCGGAGATTCCGGACGACGTCCGGGACAAAGCGGAGGATGCGGGCGGTATTCACCATCCGATGACGTGA